In one window of Lewinella sp. 4G2 DNA:
- a CDS encoding GldM family protein codes for MRTLLLLVLFLFSLPTFSQSPPAVISVDKVNRVLYAGVDNPLTIVAQQKEPVAWEQISAEITSVDGLQELPIKGYNGHFSVNPSSLGPVTITVTTATGKAKYPYNVRLVPVEVALGGFSSRNSTAPRTSVLGQIGIRAVVVNLDVCATAPVTTYEITTITNGTVRRHINQGGPFDATGRAMINDLQIGDTLIIRDVHVRRPGFDGALPVPDTLVLTIE; via the coding sequence ATGCGCACACTGCTCCTACTGGTCCTCTTCTTGTTCTCCCTTCCCACGTTTTCCCAATCCCCACCCGCCGTCATTTCAGTAGATAAAGTAAATCGCGTCCTCTACGCGGGGGTGGATAACCCACTTACGATTGTGGCGCAGCAGAAGGAACCGGTGGCTTGGGAACAAATTTCCGCTGAAATAACGTCGGTTGATGGTTTACAGGAACTACCAATAAAAGGTTACAATGGCCATTTCTCCGTAAACCCCAGCAGCCTGGGCCCAGTGACGATAACGGTTACTACGGCTACCGGGAAAGCGAAGTATCCCTATAACGTCCGGTTGGTGCCGGTCGAGGTAGCGCTAGGTGGGTTCTCAAGTAGAAACAGTACCGCACCAAGGACGAGCGTTCTCGGACAGATTGGAATTCGAGCGGTAGTGGTAAATCTAGATGTCTGTGCTACGGCACCCGTCACGACCTACGAAATAACCACCATTACCAACGGGACCGTACGACGACACATCAACCAGGGTGGTCCTTTCGACGCGACGGGCCGGGCGATGATCAACGATCTTCAAATTGGGGATACGTTGATCATCCGCGACGTCCACGTTCGTCGGCCGGGGTTTGATGGAGCACTTCCAGTACCGGATACGTTGGTCCTCACCATTGAGTGA
- a CDS encoding tetratricopeptide repeat protein has protein sequence MKILLSVVLCCSGLWVSAQTSARSLPVLGDGTRSTSTTTNNSTTDVSMRPGTVVPEITSTPVINPVLETIPLEEVGQPVTIDDGFEGDVDDYLFITNREDFFRHGINLASSFHRNSNDPQAANQMKGAMATVDYSDTYRVRRLFNIQIVLARLFFEENNLVASDEQIVNALTVEKRWLAQSQSVTKETLELRLKIGHDLYGLEFFNMAGDRFETVLELANAADGLSPEDRKEVIAHAQYMLARINTIWGKTELAMHLFEQSLEGGALSIKNSNTAELFSPEKDVALHPLRSGPKWVELKNRFFF, from the coding sequence ATGAAAATTCTCCTATCCGTTGTCCTATGCTGTAGTGGCCTTTGGGTCTCCGCACAAACGTCCGCCCGTAGCCTGCCAGTTCTGGGGGACGGGACCCGATCCACTTCCACCACGACCAATAACTCCACCACCGACGTAAGCATGCGGCCTGGTACGGTTGTTCCGGAAATCACCAGTACCCCCGTGATTAACCCGGTTTTGGAGACCATCCCCCTAGAGGAAGTCGGCCAGCCGGTAACCATCGATGATGGCTTTGAGGGAGACGTGGATGATTATCTTTTTATCACCAACCGGGAAGACTTTTTCCGTCACGGCATCAATTTGGCGTCCAGTTTTCATCGGAATAGTAACGACCCCCAGGCCGCCAACCAGATGAAGGGGGCCATGGCAACGGTGGATTACTCCGATACCTACCGCGTCCGCCGCTTATTTAACATTCAGATCGTCCTGGCCCGGCTATTCTTTGAAGAAAATAATCTGGTGGCCTCCGACGAACAGATCGTCAACGCACTAACCGTGGAAAAACGGTGGTTGGCGCAGAGCCAATCCGTCACCAAAGAAACCCTGGAGCTGCGACTAAAGATTGGCCACGACCTCTACGGCCTCGAATTTTTCAACATGGCCGGAGACCGCTTCGAGACCGTACTGGAACTCGCAAATGCAGCGGACGGCCTCAGCCCGGAAGACCGGAAGGAAGTCATCGCCCACGCCCAGTATATGTTGGCGCGTATCAATACCATCTGGGGAAAAACCGAACTGGCCATGCACCTTTTCGAGCAATCGCTGGAAGGAGGCGCCCTTAGCATCAAGAACTCGAATACGGCAGAGCTCTTTTCCCCGGAGAAGGACGTTGCGCTCCACCCGTTGCGGTCGGGGCCAAAGTGGGTTGAACTGAAAAACCGGTTCTTCTTTTAG
- a CDS encoding CHASE2 domain-containing protein, with protein sequence MLPTRSHYIHAAVITVIVLLFISLMKLFTLKVHYFDPFSSRLQDYEVTDILFSQLRDTARVKFVDEIIMVHVPKPDRAQMADLIDKISDKGARVIGVDVLFPGRKDSLGDARLAQSLRGRDNIVLAANLMQYDPATDSISGMITSDSLFALGSINAYTNFLASTNRTVRLFTPWLKTSGGVRQQAFATAIAGVYDPNLLHRMRRRGGRSERINYVGDFRSFIRKDIDEVLRADSPDYFRGRIVLIGYAHSTAVDAPLEDRYYTPLNRFYTGRSIPDMYGMTIHANIIKMIIDGNWIRELPKLLVYLITVVFTFLNVLLIQRIYHRLPDVFHGVTRLLQIAEAILLFLLVAICFTAFDVKLELGIALLAMLMVYDFVMIYENLIRKRIPYLKDLDYD encoded by the coding sequence ATGCTACCCACCCGATCGCACTATATCCACGCGGCCGTCATCACGGTTATCGTACTGCTCTTCATCTCATTGATGAAGCTCTTTACGCTGAAGGTGCATTACTTCGACCCCTTCAGTTCCCGCCTGCAGGATTATGAGGTGACGGACATTCTGTTCTCCCAACTACGGGATACGGCGCGGGTGAAGTTTGTCGACGAGATCATCATGGTCCACGTCCCCAAGCCGGACCGGGCCCAAATGGCGGACCTTATTGACAAGATATCCGACAAGGGTGCTCGGGTGATTGGGGTTGACGTCCTGTTCCCCGGCAGAAAGGATAGCCTGGGTGACGCCCGCCTGGCCCAAAGCCTACGGGGAAGGGATAACATTGTCCTGGCCGCCAATCTGATGCAGTACGATCCGGCCACGGATAGTATTTCGGGCATGATCACTTCCGACTCCCTATTCGCTCTGGGAAGCATAAACGCGTACACCAATTTCCTGGCGAGTACCAACCGAACGGTTCGGCTTTTCACCCCCTGGCTGAAAACCAGCGGTGGCGTCCGTCAGCAGGCCTTTGCTACGGCCATTGCCGGGGTATATGATCCCAACCTGCTGCACCGTATGCGCCGGCGGGGCGGCCGGAGCGAAAGGATTAACTACGTGGGTGATTTCCGTAGTTTCATCCGTAAGGACATTGACGAAGTCCTGCGGGCCGATAGCCCCGATTACTTCCGGGGCCGCATTGTGCTCATTGGTTACGCCCACAGTACTGCCGTGGATGCACCGCTGGAAGACCGTTACTATACACCACTCAACCGCTTCTACACGGGGCGGAGTATTCCGGACATGTACGGTATGACGATCCACGCCAATATCATTAAAATGATCATTGACGGTAATTGGATCCGGGAGTTACCGAAGCTCTTGGTTTACTTGATTACCGTCGTTTTTACCTTCCTGAACGTATTGCTGATCCAACGCATCTACCATCGTTTGCCGGACGTATTTCACGGAGTGACCCGGCTGTTGCAGATTGCGGAGGCCATCTTGCTCTTTCTACTCGTTGCCATTTGTTTTACTGCCTTCGACGTCAAGTTGGAACTTGGTATTGCCCTGCTGGCCATGCTAATGGTGTACGACTTCGTGATGATCTACGAGAACCTGATACGTAAACGCATTCCTTACCTTAAAGACCTGGATTATGATTAA
- a CDS encoding SdrD B-like domain-containing protein, whose product MLRSFTLRVMALALCALPLATATASTTNTDGTIEVYVWDDWNADGKQNGSEPGLSDVTVRLLRKDGRPFPDAPTQITGTTNASGIATLTAPAGDYKLQIDVPADHAVTKRMASGISAAQNSDIGDNGITNFFTLAAGQTYTDYDAGLWSPGQVITEVWDDRNGDGKNNGSEPGIAGVPVKLLRSDGRPFLKPDGTEVTGVTNAAGEATLDYVPANINVGLFYELPADHKFTTRNSSSTNDTQDSDAGDNGRTGNIRADRGNQTFTNVDAGMWAPGTVETYVWDDRNGDGKANGSEPGLSGVDVQLIRQDGQAFLKPDGSPVTATTGIDGIATLDYLPADRAVALRYTLPADHKFTGKQSNSTNDTQDSDPGNDGRTRYFRATRGSEKITNFDAGMWAPGTAEVEVWFDANGDGKKNGSETEGIYGVRVNLLEKDGRPVLKGNRPVTALAACGTNTATLDYVPADRELRVEVIPFAGGVFSPARAFNDTQDSDIERNNRTRPFRADRGSQVTTNLDAGFTTIGTVPNDASVVVRAWNDTNGNGIQNGNEQDANIEGVKVNLLDATSREVCACVSTGADGLATVPAISEYGRFLLEAERPADHKITHFRRGNDRENSDFYTNGFAPIFRLTPGEVRDNLDVGFWAPGSVVARVWNDANGNGIQNGFEGDSNLVDVPVTVLELDKTELINPNTGATVTGMTGADGTVTLPYVPADRQFRLRFDLPADHKFTPTRRGGNGAQDSDAYTNGITPTYRADRGSQLFTDIDAGLWAPGSVVARVWDDLNGNGIQNGNEADANLSDVTVTVMESNGQPLINPNTSTPVTGQTGTDGTVTLNYTPADRAFRLKFDLPADHRWTPANRGRDDNQDNDAYSAGLTNSYRATQGSQRFTQIDAGVWAPGSVVARVWDDLNGNGIQNGNEADANVAGVTVTVMETSGQPLINPTTNATVTGQTGTDGTVTLDYTPADRGFRLKFDLPVDHRWTRSNQGRDDNQDNDAYSVGLTGNYRASQGSQQFTQIDAGVWAPGSITARVWNDLNGNGIQNGNEADANLAGVTVTVIERNGDDLINPNTGESVTGMTGPDGLVTLPYTPANRQFHLKFDLPADHKFTGSNKGGNDTQDSDAYNNGRTPGISTKQGSQVHTSVDAGLWAPGSVVTRTWVDANGNGIQNNNETDGLYGLEVQLVEADGTTPVRRPDGSIVKATTQCGDFTANLDYVPADRTVRLLFDVRDGARYAPRSRGGNRAQDSDIYGPGLTTSFRASRGSQLFEDVDAGFTDGGAAAMGNVIARVWDDQDGDGVQDATERDANLEGIKVSLIDANTRKTCSCTTTDAAGLASLSGLVDFGQYRLKVDLPADHKFTNANRGGNDNNDSDTGVDGQTGKLRLTDGGTVTNFDAGLWAPGTLTARVWNDADGDGKQDGSENDENIEGILVSLVDIDKNPVFYPGTTTPIQALTDADGEAFIDHVPADRSVRLFFAKPLDTRFTASGRAADKEDNDAGVDGFTGSFRADRGSMFFKDVDAGIWSVGTAVVRVWNDVNMDGIQQGSENNSNIEGAVVTLLESNPRNAIINPMTGAPVSATTQADGLATLDYVPTDRNFRFRVELPDGFVFTSSFRGTNSAQDSDFGNDGQSANFNLTGGGQTITHVDAGAFLDVAKSAAKTAPFAAKPNQAPRFPVELSVFPNPATELVNVRFELAEAGEVSLRLVDLAGREVARSRRSLTSGSNQLTLELPQVPNGTYIVELIGQDLLERRKIMVTR is encoded by the coding sequence ATGTTACGAAGCTTTACCCTCCGGGTGATGGCACTGGCCCTGTGCGCCCTGCCGCTGGCTACGGCCACCGCCTCCACCACTAATACCGATGGCACCATCGAAGTCTACGTCTGGGACGACTGGAACGCCGACGGCAAGCAGAACGGCTCCGAGCCCGGCCTGAGTGACGTCACCGTTAGGTTGCTCCGCAAGGACGGCCGGCCTTTCCCCGACGCCCCCACCCAAATCACCGGCACCACGAACGCCAGCGGTATTGCTACCCTGACGGCCCCCGCCGGAGATTACAAACTGCAAATCGACGTACCGGCTGACCACGCCGTCACCAAACGGATGGCGAGCGGCATCAGTGCCGCCCAGAACAGCGACATCGGCGATAACGGCATCACTAATTTCTTCACCCTCGCCGCTGGCCAGACCTACACTGACTACGACGCCGGCCTCTGGTCCCCCGGCCAGGTCATCACCGAAGTGTGGGACGACCGCAACGGCGACGGCAAGAACAATGGTTCCGAGCCGGGCATCGCCGGGGTTCCGGTCAAGCTCCTCCGCAGCGATGGCCGCCCCTTCCTGAAGCCCGACGGCACGGAAGTAACCGGCGTCACGAACGCCGCTGGCGAAGCCACGCTCGATTACGTACCCGCCAACATCAACGTGGGCCTCTTTTACGAGCTGCCGGCCGACCACAAATTCACCACCCGCAATTCTTCTTCCACCAACGATACCCAGGATAGCGACGCCGGCGATAATGGCCGCACCGGTAACATCCGTGCCGACCGGGGCAACCAGACTTTCACCAACGTTGACGCCGGAATGTGGGCGCCCGGCACCGTAGAAACCTACGTGTGGGACGACCGCAACGGCGACGGGAAAGCTAACGGCTCCGAGCCCGGCCTGAGTGGCGTGGACGTACAACTCATCCGCCAGGACGGCCAAGCCTTCCTGAAACCAGACGGCAGCCCCGTGACGGCTACGACCGGCATAGACGGTATTGCTACCCTCGACTACCTGCCCGCCGACCGGGCCGTGGCCCTGCGCTACACCCTGCCTGCCGACCATAAATTTACCGGTAAGCAGTCCAACTCCACCAACGACACCCAGGATAGCGACCCCGGTAACGATGGCCGCACCCGCTACTTCCGCGCCACCCGTGGTAGCGAGAAGATCACCAACTTCGACGCCGGAATGTGGGCGCCCGGCACGGCCGAGGTAGAGGTCTGGTTCGACGCCAACGGCGACGGCAAAAAGAACGGTTCCGAAACCGAAGGCATCTACGGCGTACGCGTCAACCTCCTCGAGAAGGACGGCCGCCCAGTACTGAAGGGCAACCGCCCCGTGACCGCCCTGGCGGCCTGTGGAACGAATACGGCCACGCTGGATTACGTCCCCGCCGACCGTGAACTCCGCGTGGAGGTGATTCCCTTCGCCGGCGGCGTCTTCAGCCCCGCCCGTGCTTTCAATGATACCCAGGATAGCGACATCGAGCGCAACAACCGCACCCGCCCGTTCCGCGCCGACCGGGGCAGCCAGGTAACGACCAACCTCGACGCTGGCTTCACCACCATCGGTACCGTGCCGAATGACGCTTCCGTCGTCGTCCGCGCCTGGAACGATACGAACGGTAACGGTATTCAGAATGGCAACGAGCAAGACGCCAACATCGAAGGCGTGAAGGTCAATCTACTGGATGCAACGAGCCGCGAGGTATGCGCCTGCGTCAGCACCGGAGCGGATGGCCTGGCTACCGTGCCGGCCATTTCCGAATACGGCCGATTTCTGCTGGAAGCAGAGCGCCCCGCCGACCATAAAATCACCCACTTCCGCCGGGGAAATGACCGCGAAAACAGTGACTTCTACACCAATGGATTTGCCCCCATCTTCCGCCTTACGCCGGGTGAAGTACGGGATAACCTGGACGTGGGCTTCTGGGCCCCGGGCAGTGTAGTTGCCCGCGTCTGGAACGATGCTAACGGTAACGGTATCCAGAATGGCTTTGAGGGAGACTCCAACCTCGTGGACGTCCCCGTGACCGTCCTGGAACTGGATAAAACCGAATTGATCAACCCCAACACCGGCGCTACCGTGACCGGTATGACGGGGGCTGACGGCACCGTTACCCTTCCCTACGTGCCGGCTGACCGCCAGTTCCGCCTTCGCTTCGATCTCCCGGCCGACCACAAGTTCACCCCCACCCGCCGTGGTGGCAACGGCGCTCAGGATAGCGATGCTTACACTAACGGGATCACCCCCACTTACCGCGCCGACCGGGGTAGCCAGTTGTTCACCGACATCGACGCCGGCCTCTGGGCCCCCGGCAGCGTCGTCGCCCGCGTGTGGGATGACCTTAACGGTAACGGTATCCAGAATGGTAACGAGGCGGACGCCAACCTTTCCGACGTGACGGTGACCGTCATGGAAAGCAACGGCCAGCCGCTGATTAACCCGAACACGAGTACCCCGGTTACCGGCCAGACCGGCACCGACGGTACCGTTACCCTGAACTACACGCCGGCCGACCGGGCCTTCCGCCTGAAGTTTGACCTGCCCGCCGACCACCGTTGGACGCCCGCTAACCGAGGCCGCGACGATAACCAGGATAACGACGCGTACTCCGCAGGTCTCACGAATAGCTACCGCGCGACTCAGGGAAGCCAGCGATTCACTCAGATTGACGCCGGCGTATGGGCTCCCGGCAGCGTCGTCGCTCGCGTTTGGGACGACCTGAACGGTAATGGCATCCAGAACGGTAACGAGGCGGACGCCAACGTTGCCGGCGTGACCGTCACCGTTATGGAAACCAGCGGCCAGCCGCTCATCAACCCAACCACTAATGCCACCGTAACCGGCCAGACCGGTACCGATGGTACCGTCACCCTCGATTATACGCCGGCCGACCGTGGCTTCCGCCTCAAGTTCGACCTGCCCGTTGACCACCGCTGGACGCGCTCTAACCAGGGCCGCGACGATAACCAGGATAACGATGCGTACTCCGTCGGCCTGACGGGCAACTACCGGGCCAGCCAGGGCAGCCAGCAGTTCACCCAGATTGACGCCGGCGTTTGGGCGCCCGGTTCCATCACCGCCCGTGTCTGGAATGACCTGAACGGTAACGGCATCCAGAACGGTAACGAAGCGGATGCCAACCTGGCGGGCGTGACCGTCACCGTAATCGAAAGAAACGGCGACGACCTCATCAATCCCAACACCGGCGAGTCCGTAACGGGAATGACTGGCCCCGATGGTCTCGTCACCCTCCCCTACACCCCGGCCAACCGCCAGTTCCACCTCAAGTTTGATTTGCCCGCGGACCATAAGTTCACCGGTTCCAACAAGGGTGGCAACGACACCCAGGATAGCGACGCCTACAATAACGGCCGTACCCCCGGCATCAGCACTAAGCAGGGTAGCCAGGTACACACCAGCGTGGATGCTGGCCTGTGGGCTCCGGGATCCGTCGTTACCCGCACTTGGGTCGACGCCAACGGTAACGGTATCCAGAATAACAACGAGACCGACGGACTTTACGGCCTGGAGGTACAACTCGTGGAAGCCGACGGCACCACGCCGGTCCGCCGCCCCGACGGTTCCATCGTAAAGGCGACCACGCAGTGTGGTGACTTCACGGCCAACCTCGATTACGTGCCCGCCGACCGTACGGTCCGCTTACTGTTTGACGTCCGTGACGGCGCCAGGTACGCTCCCCGTAGCCGTGGTGGCAACCGCGCGCAGGACAGCGACATCTACGGCCCCGGCCTGACGACCTCCTTCCGCGCCAGCCGTGGCAGCCAACTCTTTGAGGACGTCGACGCTGGCTTCACCGATGGTGGCGCCGCCGCAATGGGTAACGTGATCGCCCGCGTCTGGGACGATCAGGACGGCGACGGCGTACAGGATGCCACGGAGCGCGACGCTAATCTGGAGGGCATCAAAGTAAGCCTCATCGATGCCAATACCCGCAAGACCTGTTCTTGTACGACTACGGATGCCGCTGGATTGGCGAGCCTCAGCGGCCTGGTTGATTTCGGCCAGTACCGCCTGAAGGTGGACCTACCCGCCGACCATAAATTCACCAACGCTAACCGTGGTGGCAACGACAATAATGACAGCGATACGGGCGTGGATGGCCAGACCGGCAAGCTCCGCCTTACGGACGGTGGCACCGTCACCAACTTTGACGCCGGCCTCTGGGCGCCGGGTACGTTGACCGCTCGCGTCTGGAATGACGCCGACGGTGACGGCAAGCAGGACGGCTCCGAGAACGACGAAAACATCGAAGGCATCCTCGTTTCCCTGGTGGACATAGACAAAAACCCGGTATTCTACCCCGGTACCACGACGCCCATCCAGGCTCTGACCGACGCCGATGGCGAGGCCTTTATCGACCACGTTCCGGCCGACCGTTCCGTGCGTTTGTTCTTTGCCAAGCCGCTTGATACTCGCTTTACCGCTTCCGGGCGGGCCGCGGATAAAGAGGACAACGATGCTGGCGTGGATGGCTTCACCGGCAGCTTCCGGGCTGACCGCGGCAGTATGTTCTTTAAGGACGTGGATGCAGGCATCTGGTCCGTCGGCACGGCCGTGGTCCGCGTTTGGAACGACGTCAACATGGACGGAATCCAACAGGGCAGTGAGAACAACAGCAACATTGAAGGTGCCGTGGTTACGCTCCTAGAGAGCAACCCCCGCAACGCCATCATCAACCCCATGACCGGTGCTCCCGTAAGCGCCACTACTCAGGCGGATGGTTTGGCCACGCTGGACTACGTACCGACCGACCGCAACTTCCGCTTCCGGGTAGAATTGCCGGATGGTTTCGTGTTTACGTCTTCTTTCCGGGGTACGAACAGCGCCCAGGACAGTGACTTTGGCAACGACGGCCAGAGCGCCAATTTCAACCTCACGGGCGGTGGCCAGACGATCACGCACGTCGACGCCGGTGCTTTCCTCGACGTGGCCAAGTCGGCTGCGAAGACGGCCCCGTTTGCGGCCAAGCCTAACCAGGCCCCACGCTTCCCCGTTGAGCTGAGCGTGTTCCCTAACCCCGCCACGGAGTTGGTTAACGTACGTTTCGAGCTGGCCGAAGCCGGTGAGGTAAGCCTCCGCCTGGTCGATCTGGCCGGCCGCGAGGTCGCCCGTAGCCGCCGTTCACTCACGTCCGGTAGCAACCAACTCACGCTCGAACTGCCGCAGGTACCCAACGGCACCTACATCGTCGAGCTGATCGGCCAGGATCTTCTGGAGCGCCGCAAGATCATGGTTACCCGCTAA
- a CDS encoding caspase family protein: MAHTRLLQLIACVACILFVAIKSASAQGGTAVVVGISDYRDAAITDLRFAHRDAEAFADYLTTSGIKTKLLTDATATRAAIESALSWQRENTVAGDLAILYFAGHGDAETNESDAVIGYLLAHDSPPNNYPLTAIGLGALNEHLAAITDAGGKALVVSDACHSGSLAGNAINGAQLTAKELMREGENQVRFLSCLPEERALEGEQWGGGRGVFSYFFVDALRGLADEDLNDRVDLFEVETFVRSKVRAATQRKQLPTLSGDQGADITFRTAKDISETLLESRTRDLQQEFISGLIGLAPPQSQRAYARFERSIERGDLLAPEGRNALAHYRALRQDPALAALGSVLTERLTVSLLDSVQTALVDYLATDREELYLRSQGDDRYGRFVAYLKAAGELVGENDPRWPGIRLRQHYFESVRLRSAGDLSGGDDQEAFLQGRAEAKAALALQDDLAYVWNELGLLQLRLGETEAAEGSFRKAIARAPTWALPYSNLGIALKKQDAKKHFAEARAAYETAIRLKPGYSLAYNNLGNLLAANGAPLDTCVAYLQRALQVDDRYVDARYSLASLYSDKPDHTEAALEILNDLIAEREAVAKYHFLKGFVHLQRGEYGVAEAPLQRAVNLSPTWEGAYLNLINLYSQPGADLASAKTFYRAQAKKHPTNKLPYVAMALADTADVSWANIAADAEVADAEKAKVLIETGYLLAEYGQLSLMETALVRATEAAPLQSGPYGGLATLYLYQKKEKKAVAAAVQLLELSSPEELQATCANFSSGGSFEGLAIEKRVRPLLKQRCPD, from the coding sequence ATGGCACACACTCGTCTTTTACAACTAATTGCCTGCGTTGCTTGCATCCTGTTCGTGGCTATTAAGTCGGCCAGCGCGCAGGGAGGTACTGCCGTAGTGGTGGGTATTTCGGACTACCGGGATGCAGCCATTACGGACCTGCGGTTTGCCCATCGGGACGCCGAGGCGTTTGCCGATTATCTAACAACCAGCGGCATCAAGACTAAACTACTTACGGACGCTACGGCCACCCGTGCCGCCATCGAATCGGCACTCTCCTGGCAAAGAGAGAATACGGTGGCGGGGGACCTGGCCATCCTCTATTTCGCCGGCCACGGTGACGCAGAGACGAATGAATCCGACGCCGTTATCGGCTATTTACTGGCCCACGACTCCCCACCCAATAATTACCCACTGACGGCTATTGGCCTCGGCGCACTTAACGAACACCTGGCTGCCATTACCGACGCCGGCGGTAAGGCGCTCGTGGTCTCGGATGCCTGCCATTCCGGGAGCCTGGCGGGCAACGCCATCAACGGCGCGCAACTGACGGCAAAGGAACTGATGCGGGAAGGAGAAAACCAGGTCCGCTTTCTATCCTGCCTGCCAGAAGAACGGGCCCTCGAAGGCGAACAGTGGGGCGGCGGCCGCGGCGTCTTCTCCTACTTTTTCGTCGATGCCCTCAGGGGGCTGGCGGATGAGGATCTTAACGACCGGGTGGATCTCTTTGAAGTGGAAACGTTCGTCCGGTCAAAAGTGAGGGCGGCAACCCAACGGAAGCAACTCCCCACCCTTAGTGGTGACCAAGGGGCGGACATCACCTTTCGAACTGCAAAAGATATTAGCGAAACCCTGTTGGAATCCCGAACGCGGGACCTGCAGCAAGAATTTATTAGCGGGCTGATTGGCCTCGCCCCACCGCAAAGCCAACGGGCCTACGCCCGCTTCGAGCGCTCCATCGAACGCGGAGACCTGCTAGCCCCGGAAGGCAGAAACGCCCTGGCACACTACCGCGCCCTGAGGCAGGACCCCGCCCTGGCCGCCCTCGGCAGCGTGCTGACTGAGCGGCTGACGGTTAGTCTGCTCGACTCCGTCCAAACGGCACTGGTGGACTACCTGGCGACCGACCGGGAAGAGTTGTACTTACGATCGCAGGGAGATGACCGCTACGGCCGTTTCGTCGCCTACCTGAAAGCTGCCGGAGAACTGGTGGGTGAAAATGACCCCCGCTGGCCCGGTATCCGCCTACGGCAACATTATTTTGAATCCGTCCGCCTGCGGAGTGCCGGCGACCTTTCCGGAGGGGATGATCAGGAAGCCTTCCTGCAGGGAAGGGCGGAAGCAAAAGCTGCCCTGGCCCTGCAGGATGACCTGGCTTACGTCTGGAATGAATTGGGCCTCCTCCAGCTCCGCCTCGGTGAGACGGAAGCGGCCGAAGGGTCTTTTCGCAAGGCCATTGCCCGAGCGCCCACCTGGGCCCTACCCTACAGTAATCTGGGGATCGCCCTCAAAAAGCAGGATGCCAAAAAGCACTTCGCGGAAGCGCGGGCCGCTTACGAAACCGCCATCCGCCTCAAGCCCGGCTACTCACTGGCGTACAATAACCTGGGGAACCTGCTGGCTGCCAATGGAGCACCGCTTGATACTTGCGTCGCCTACCTACAGCGAGCCCTCCAGGTGGATGATCGCTACGTGGACGCCCGCTACAGCCTGGCTTCTCTCTACTCCGATAAGCCGGACCATACGGAAGCCGCCCTGGAGATCCTCAATGATCTCATCGCCGAAAGGGAGGCCGTTGCGAAATACCATTTCCTGAAAGGCTTCGTCCACCTGCAAAGGGGGGAATACGGCGTGGCGGAAGCACCCCTTCAGCGCGCCGTCAACCTGAGCCCGACCTGGGAGGGAGCCTACCTGAATCTGATCAATCTATACAGCCAGCCGGGTGCCGACTTGGCTTCCGCAAAAACGTTCTACCGGGCGCAGGCCAAGAAGCACCCCACCAATAAACTGCCCTACGTGGCGATGGCCCTGGCGGATACTGCGGACGTCAGCTGGGCCAATATCGCTGCCGACGCTGAAGTGGCGGATGCGGAAAAAGCAAAGGTGCTCATCGAAACTGGCTACTTGCTGGCAGAGTACGGCCAATTATCGTTAATGGAAACCGCCCTGGTCAGGGCCACTGAGGCAGCCCCATTGCAGTCTGGGCCCTACGGTGGATTGGCCACCTTGTACCTCTACCAAAAGAAGGAGAAAAAGGCCGTAGCCGCCGCCGTTCAGTTGTTGGAGCTGTCTTCGCCGGAAGAGCTACAAGCCACTTGCGCCAACTTTTCTAGTGGCGGAAGCTTTGAGGGCCTGGCCATCGAAAAGCGGGTTCGCCCGTTATTAAAGCAGCGGTGCCCGGATTGA